A single genomic interval of Pseudoroseomonas cervicalis harbors:
- a CDS encoding ABC transporter ATP-binding protein, whose product MTSLPDTRRGASPFRAVLGFLLRHWARHPALVGLTALGIVAATLADVLVPVFAGQLVDAIVGATTGPREAALHEALAALAALAGLGLAAMALRILGIAGIIRLTLALMQDVTQQAFHRVQRFSADWHANSFAGSTVRRIGRGAWAIDLLNDTLLLALLPSLTVLLGATLLLGWRWPLLGLLVALGGVLYIALTATLSLRWVAPAARLSNAWDTRLGGAMADAVGANGVVKAFGAEAREDARLHWILAKWRRRTARSWGRGLRSEALQILILLLLRIAVIGCALWLWWVEAASAGDLATVLTMFFMVQGYLRDVGYHISNLQRAVNEMEELVALHDVPLGIEDAADARPLAVPRGEIAFRHVTFRYGGHPTPLYRDLSLTIRAGESVGLVGPSGSGKTTLVKLIQRLHDVTEGAVEIDGQDVRQASQASLRARIAIVPQEPVLFHRSLAENIAYARPGASLAQIREAARLAHADDFIQRLPRGYATLVGERGVKLSGGERQRVALARAFLADAPILILDEATSALDSESEALIQQAMARLLQGRTAIVIAHRLSTVRSMDRILVFERGAIVEEGRHEALVQRPDGLYRRLFERQAMELIGGG is encoded by the coding sequence GTGACCTCGCTTCCTGACACGCGGCGTGGGGCCTCGCCCTTCCGCGCCGTGCTCGGTTTCCTGCTGCGCCACTGGGCGCGGCATCCCGCGCTGGTCGGGCTGACCGCGCTCGGCATCGTCGCCGCCACCCTGGCCGATGTGCTGGTGCCGGTCTTCGCCGGCCAGCTGGTCGACGCCATCGTCGGCGCCACCACCGGCCCGCGCGAGGCGGCGCTGCATGAGGCCCTGGCCGCGCTGGCGGCGCTGGCCGGGCTCGGCCTCGCCGCCATGGCGCTGCGCATCCTCGGTATCGCCGGCATCATCCGCCTGACGCTGGCGCTGATGCAGGATGTGACGCAGCAGGCCTTCCACCGCGTGCAGCGCTTCTCCGCCGACTGGCACGCCAACAGCTTCGCCGGCTCCACCGTGCGGCGCATCGGCCGCGGCGCCTGGGCGATCGACCTGCTGAACGACACGCTGCTGCTGGCGCTGCTGCCCTCGCTCACCGTGCTGCTGGGCGCGACGCTGCTGCTGGGCTGGCGCTGGCCGCTGCTCGGCCTGCTGGTGGCGCTGGGCGGCGTGCTCTACATCGCGCTCACCGCCACCCTGTCGCTGCGCTGGGTGGCGCCGGCGGCGCGGCTGTCCAATGCCTGGGACACGCGGCTGGGCGGCGCCATGGCGGATGCCGTCGGCGCCAATGGGGTGGTCAAGGCCTTCGGCGCCGAGGCGCGCGAGGATGCGCGCCTGCACTGGATCCTGGCGAAATGGCGCCGCCGCACCGCGCGCAGCTGGGGCCGGGGCCTGCGCTCCGAGGCGCTGCAGATCCTGATCCTGCTGCTGCTGCGCATCGCCGTCATCGGCTGCGCCCTGTGGCTGTGGTGGGTGGAGGCGGCGAGCGCCGGCGACCTCGCCACCGTGCTGACCATGTTCTTCATGGTGCAGGGCTATCTGCGCGATGTCGGCTACCACATCAGCAATCTGCAGCGCGCGGTGAACGAGATGGAGGAGCTGGTGGCGCTGCACGACGTGCCGCTCGGCATCGAGGATGCGGCCGATGCGCGCCCGCTCGCCGTGCCGCGCGGCGAGATCGCCTTCCGCCACGTCACCTTCCGCTATGGCGGCCATCCGACGCCGCTCTATCGCGACCTGTCCCTGACCATCCGCGCCGGTGAGAGCGTCGGGCTGGTCGGCCCCTCGGGCTCGGGCAAGACGACGCTGGTGAAGCTGATCCAGCGGCTGCACGACGTGACCGAGGGCGCGGTGGAGATCGACGGGCAGGATGTGCGCCAGGCCAGCCAGGCCTCGCTGCGCGCGCGCATCGCCATCGTGCCGCAGGAGCCGGTGCTGTTCCATCGCAGCCTGGCCGAGAACATCGCCTATGCCCGCCCCGGCGCCTCGCTGGCGCAGATCCGCGAGGCCGCGCGGCTGGCCCATGCGGATGATTTCATCCAGCGCCTGCCGCGGGGTTATGCCACGCTGGTGGGGGAGCGCGGCGTCAAGCTCTCGGGCGGCGAGCGGCAGCGCGTGGCGCTGGCCCGCGCCTTCCTGGCCGATGCGCCGATCCTGATCCTGGACGAGGCGACCTCGGCACTGGATTCGGAGAGCGAGGCGCTGATCCAGCAGGCCATGGCGCGGCTGCTGCAGGGGCGCACCGCCATCGTCATCGCCCACCGCCTGTCGACGGTGCGCAGCATGGACCGCATCCTGGTCTTCGAGCGCGGCGCCATCGTCGAGGAAGGCCGGCACGAGGCGCTGGTGCAGCGCCCGGACGGGCTCTATCGCCGGCTGTTCGAGCGGCAGGCGATGGAGCTGATCGGCGGCGGCTGA
- a CDS encoding M20 family metallopeptidase, whose protein sequence is MSREAAIAAAEALLQDGTLWRVLARRVAWPTESQEPARAPLLRDYLEEEMRPDLEAMGFAVEVLDNPLGAAPFLVARRQEGADLPTALLYGHGDVVRGMQGRWQEGRDPWRLEEAGPRWYGRGSADNKGQYTLNLEALRQVIAARGGRLGFNAVLLLEMGEEIGSPGLLEFCAAHRERLAADVLLASDGPRLAADRPTLFLGSRGAFTIRLSVEARARGYHSGNWGGVIRNPATIIANAVAALVDGRGRLRVPGLLPPPIPPAVRAALQGLPVGGGADDPAVDPDWGAEGLSMAERLYGWNTLEVLAMGAADPAAPVNAVPPSASAVLQLRYVKGTDTEGLLPAVRARLDEAGFADVALDANREEVAPATRLDPDSPWVRWALGSMQESLGRAPTLLPNIGGSLPNHVFADTLGLPTLWLPHSYAACGQHAPDEHLLVPVAREALAMMAGLFWDLGEPGAAGLPRRGH, encoded by the coding sequence ATGAGCCGCGAGGCCGCCATCGCCGCCGCCGAGGCGCTGCTGCAGGACGGGACGCTGTGGCGCGTGCTCGCCCGCCGCGTCGCCTGGCCGACCGAGAGCCAGGAGCCCGCCCGCGCCCCCCTGCTGCGCGACTATCTCGAGGAGGAGATGCGCCCCGACCTGGAGGCCATGGGCTTCGCGGTGGAGGTGCTGGACAATCCGCTGGGCGCCGCGCCCTTCCTGGTGGCGCGGCGGCAGGAGGGGGCGGACCTGCCCACCGCCCTGCTCTATGGCCATGGCGATGTGGTGCGCGGCATGCAGGGGCGCTGGCAGGAAGGCCGCGACCCCTGGCGGCTGGAGGAGGCCGGTCCGCGCTGGTATGGCCGCGGCAGCGCCGACAACAAGGGCCAGTACACGCTGAACCTGGAGGCGCTGCGCCAGGTGATCGCGGCGCGCGGCGGCCGGCTCGGCTTCAACGCCGTGCTGCTGCTGGAGATGGGGGAGGAGATCGGCTCCCCCGGCCTGCTGGAATTCTGCGCGGCCCATCGCGAGCGGCTCGCCGCCGATGTGCTGCTGGCCTCCGACGGGCCGCGCCTGGCGGCGGACCGGCCGACGCTGTTCCTGGGCTCGCGCGGCGCCTTCACCATCCGGCTCAGCGTCGAGGCGCGGGCGCGCGGCTATCATTCCGGCAATTGGGGCGGCGTCATCCGCAACCCGGCGACCATCATCGCCAATGCGGTGGCCGCGCTGGTCGATGGGCGCGGCCGGCTGCGCGTGCCCGGCCTGCTGCCGCCGCCCATCCCGCCCGCGGTGCGCGCGGCGCTCCAGGGCCTGCCGGTCGGCGGCGGGGCGGACGACCCGGCGGTCGACCCGGATTGGGGCGCCGAGGGGCTGAGCATGGCCGAGCGCCTCTATGGCTGGAACACGCTGGAGGTGCTGGCGATGGGCGCGGCCGACCCGGCGGCGCCGGTCAATGCCGTGCCGCCCTCGGCCAGCGCGGTGCTGCAGCTGCGCTATGTGAAGGGCACCGACACGGAAGGATTGCTGCCGGCGGTGCGCGCCAGGCTGGACGAGGCCGGCTTCGCCGATGTGGCGCTGGACGCCAACCGGGAGGAGGTGGCACCGGCGACCCGGCTGGACCCGGATTCGCCCTGGGTGCGCTGGGCGCTGGGCTCGATGCAGGAAAGCCTCGGCCGGGCGCCGACGCTGCTGCCGAATATCGGCGGCTCGCTGCCCAACCATGTCTTCGCCGACACGCTGGGCCTGCCGACGCTGTGGCTGCCGCATTCCTACGCCGCCTGCGGCCAGCACGCGCCGGATGAGCATCTGCTGGTGCCGGTCGCGCGCGAGGCGCTGGCGATGATGGCCGGCCTGTTCTGGGATCTGGGCGAGCCCGGCGCGGCGGGCCTGCCCCGGCGCGGCCACTGA
- a CDS encoding membrane integrity-associated transporter subunit PqiC, whose protein sequence is MTAPHPAFSRRRLGLLALLPLAACASPEPRYYRLTARPGPAQGGAAPLIELRRIGLARYLDRSEITRGGGGARVALVSGARWAEPLGEMVTRITAENLRQRLPGSGILAEGSALTAVPEAQAEAEIARFEEDAEGRVVIEAQLAARRLGGNARPVLRSLRETVPLAGSDTDALAMAMSQALALLADALAELLRRA, encoded by the coding sequence ATGACCGCCCCGCACCCCGCTTTCTCCCGCCGCCGCCTCGGCCTGCTGGCACTGCTGCCGCTGGCCGCCTGCGCCTCGCCCGAGCCGCGCTATTACCGGCTGACCGCCCGGCCCGGCCCGGCACAGGGCGGCGCGGCGCCGCTGATCGAGCTGCGCCGCATCGGCCTGGCCCGCTATCTCGACCGCTCGGAGATCACCCGCGGCGGCGGCGGCGCGCGGGTGGCGCTGGTCTCCGGCGCGCGCTGGGCCGAGCCGCTGGGCGAGATGGTGACCCGCATCACCGCCGAGAATCTGCGCCAGCGCCTGCCGGGCAGCGGCATCCTGGCCGAGGGCAGCGCGCTGACCGCCGTGCCCGAGGCCCAGGCCGAGGCCGAGATCGCCCGGTTCGAGGAGGATGCCGAAGGCCGCGTGGTGATCGAGGCGCAGCTGGCGGCGCGCCGGCTCGGCGGCAATGCCAGGCCGGTGCTGCGCAGCCTGCGCGAGACGGTGCCGCTGGCCGGCAGCGACACGGATGCGCTGGCGATGGCGATGAGCCAGGCGCTCGCCCTGCTGGCCGATGCGCTGGCCGAGCTGCTCCGCCGCGCCTGA
- a CDS encoding helix-turn-helix domain-containing protein, with product MTATPTTIAAALSASRARRLHGMELGFGRAAAIWSNSEDRVAYERPQGHTLSLYLQGGEGTRRLGRQAAQGHPGAICILPQAQSSEWEITARFAFVHLYLPDAELRRSFAEIFDRDARLMALPELAFGDLPGLAAPLRRLAAALCGQDALAAEAAMHEAIAAALSPALAPALLPGLRPSALKGGLAPHLRRRILERIEAELDTPLRLEALAAMAGLSPFHFQRVFQASQGVSPQGWVLRRRLERARRLLGGDTPVARIAASCGFSSQSHLTRAFRAASGTTPAAYRAALRGGGAPPPR from the coding sequence ATGACCGCCACGCCCACCACCATCGCCGCGGCGCTCTCCGCCTCCCGCGCCCGCAGGCTGCACGGCATGGAGCTGGGCTTCGGCCGCGCCGCCGCGATCTGGAGCAACAGCGAGGACCGCGTCGCCTATGAGCGGCCGCAGGGCCATACGCTCAGCCTCTACCTGCAGGGCGGCGAGGGCACGCGGCGGCTGGGGCGGCAGGCGGCGCAGGGCCATCCGGGCGCCATCTGCATCCTGCCGCAGGCGCAATCCTCGGAATGGGAGATCACCGCGCGCTTCGCCTTCGTGCATCTCTACCTGCCCGATGCCGAGCTGCGCCGCAGCTTCGCCGAGATCTTCGACCGCGATGCGCGGCTGATGGCGCTGCCGGAGCTCGCCTTCGGCGACCTGCCGGGCCTGGCCGCGCCGCTGCGCCGCCTGGCCGCGGCGCTGTGCGGCCAGGATGCGCTGGCGGCGGAGGCAGCGATGCATGAGGCGATCGCCGCCGCGCTCTCCCCCGCCCTGGCCCCTGCCCTGCTCCCTGGCCTGCGCCCTTCCGCGCTGAAGGGCGGGCTGGCGCCGCATCTGCGGCGGCGCATCCTCGAGCGGATCGAGGCGGAGCTGGACACGCCGCTGCGGCTGGAGGCGCTGGCGGCGATGGCCGGGCTCAGCCCCTTCCATTTCCAGCGCGTCTTCCAGGCCAGCCAGGGCGTCTCGCCGCAGGGCTGGGTGCTGCGCCGGCGGCTGGAGCGGGCGCGGCGGCTGCTGGGCGGCGACACGCCCGTGGCCCGCATCGCCGCTTCCTGCGGCTTTTCCAGCCAGAGCCACCTGACGCGCGCCTTCCGCGCCGCCAGCGGCACCACGCCGGCGGCCTATCGCGCGGCGCTGCGGGGCGGCGGCGCCCCGCCGCCCCGCTAG
- a CDS encoding DMT family transporter, with the protein MQNALLFLVTVLIWGSTWIAIAWQVGSVPVLVSVFYRFGSAALILLLVLAALRRLPVPGWRDQPYILAQALCLFSCNFLCFYSAAAYLPSGLISVIFSLATLYNAVNARIFFGDRIAGRTLLAAALGVSGLLLLFGRDALIHLDGGTLSGAGLAALGTLFFSLGNMASRRNSAAGISPLTANAWGMAYGALLLLALIGLSGTPHAAPPDGRYLAALLYLSLVGSVVGFTTYLMLVSRIGSSRAAYTTVLFPVVALSLSTLFEGYRWDAAGLLGLALTLLGNVVIFWRAPAPRPAAQPLR; encoded by the coding sequence ATGCAGAACGCGCTTCTTTTCCTCGTCACCGTGCTGATCTGGGGCAGCACCTGGATCGCCATCGCCTGGCAGGTGGGCAGCGTGCCGGTGCTGGTCTCGGTCTTCTACCGCTTCGGCAGCGCGGCGCTGATCCTGCTGCTGGTGCTGGCGGCGCTGCGCCGGCTGCCGGTGCCGGGCTGGCGCGACCAGCCCTACATCCTGGCCCAGGCGCTCTGCCTGTTCAGCTGCAACTTCCTCTGCTTCTACAGCGCCGCCGCCTATCTGCCCTCGGGGCTGATCTCGGTGATCTTCTCGCTGGCGACGCTGTACAACGCGGTCAATGCGCGGATCTTCTTCGGCGACCGCATCGCCGGGCGCACCCTGTTGGCGGCGGCGCTGGGTGTCTCCGGCCTGCTGCTGCTGTTCGGGCGCGACGCGCTGATCCATCTCGATGGCGGCACGCTGTCCGGGGCCGGGCTGGCGGCGCTGGGCACGCTGTTCTTCTCGCTGGGCAACATGGCCTCCCGCCGCAACAGCGCCGCCGGCATCTCGCCGCTCACCGCCAATGCCTGGGGCATGGCCTATGGCGCGCTGCTGCTGCTGGCGCTGATCGGGCTGAGCGGCACGCCGCACGCCGCCCCGCCGGATGGGCGCTACCTGGCGGCGCTGCTCTACCTGTCGCTGGTCGGCTCGGTGGTCGGCTTCACCACCTATCTGATGCTGGTCTCGCGCATCGGCTCCTCCCGCGCCGCCTACACCACCGTGCTGTTCCCGGTGGTCGCCCTGTCGCTCTCCACCCTGTTCGAGGGCTATCGCTGGGATGCGGCGGGGCTGCTCGGCCTGGCGCTGACGCTGCTCGGCAATGTGGTGATCTTCTGGCGCGCGCCGGCGCCGCGCCCGGCCGCGCAGCCGCTGCGCTAG
- a CDS encoding intermembrane transport protein PqiB: protein MPEIEPEIVEAQPRRRHFSWIWLIPLAAAAIAIYLGYSTYNTRGPLVTIRFASADGLSAGQTQVRYKSVTVGTVEAIRLTGELDGVDVSVRMTRDIADRLTEPARFWVVRPRLSAGNLSGIETIVSGAYIEFDPGPREAERRDEFRGLDDPPGVRAGEPGRVVTLRAPRLGALSQGSPVFFRDVPVGEVLAYDPPALDGPTNLRIFIRAPYDGYLRGGSRFWNTSGANLSFGGDGVKLEIESLQAVLAGGIAFDTPREEHDKPVAPPETTYFLFESAEAARTATSPDRLEFLVYLEGSVRGLSPGAPVELRGIRIGSVTRVELAYDRDTERFRVPVRIAIEPSRIAFPAGRPQLEVMAMAQHLVDQGMRFVLRSGNLLTGQKVLSAEMVPEAPPVRLHVEGEMIVLPSSGGDGDDIMAAVSAVAGKLERFPLDEIGRNLNGALAAVNGVASSPALRQSLENLAGALAGVEELVRKADGGLTPLLRRLPEIANNLDQTVRSARSAIASIERGYGGDSQVNRQIDRTLQQLSDTARSVRLLADFLERHPEALIRGRRE from the coding sequence ATGCCTGAGATCGAACCCGAGATCGTCGAGGCGCAGCCGCGGCGCCGCCATTTCTCCTGGATCTGGCTGATCCCGCTGGCCGCCGCCGCCATCGCGATCTATCTCGGCTACAGCACCTACAACACGCGCGGGCCGCTGGTGACCATCCGCTTCGCCAGCGCCGACGGGCTCTCCGCCGGGCAGACCCAGGTGCGCTACAAATCCGTCACCGTCGGCACGGTGGAGGCGATCCGCCTGACCGGGGAGCTGGACGGGGTCGATGTCTCGGTGCGCATGACCCGCGACATCGCCGACCGGCTGACCGAGCCGGCGCGCTTCTGGGTGGTGCGGCCGCGGCTCTCGGCCGGCAATCTCTCCGGCATCGAGACCATCGTCTCCGGCGCCTATATCGAGTTCGACCCCGGCCCGCGCGAGGCCGAGCGGCGCGACGAGTTCCGCGGCCTGGACGACCCGCCCGGCGTGCGCGCCGGCGAGCCGGGGCGCGTGGTGACGCTGCGCGCGCCAAGGCTCGGCGCGCTCAGCCAGGGCTCGCCGGTGTTCTTCCGCGACGTGCCGGTGGGCGAGGTGCTGGCCTATGACCCGCCGGCGCTGGATGGGCCGACCAATCTGCGCATCTTCATCCGCGCCCCCTATGACGGCTATCTGCGCGGCGGCTCGCGCTTCTGGAACACCTCCGGCGCCAATCTGAGCTTCGGCGGCGACGGGGTGAAGCTGGAGATCGAGAGCCTGCAGGCGGTGCTGGCCGGCGGCATCGCCTTCGACACCCCGCGCGAGGAGCATGACAAGCCCGTCGCCCCGCCCGAGACCACCTATTTCCTGTTCGAGAGCGCCGAGGCGGCGCGCACCGCCACCTCGCCCGACCGGCTGGAATTCCTGGTCTATCTGGAGGGCTCGGTGCGCGGCCTGTCGCCGGGCGCGCCGGTGGAGCTGCGCGGCATCCGCATCGGCAGCGTCACCCGCGTCGAGCTGGCCTATGACCGCGACACCGAGCGTTTCCGCGTGCCGGTACGCATCGCCATCGAGCCCAGCCGCATCGCCTTCCCCGCCGGGCGGCCGCAGCTGGAGGTGATGGCGATGGCGCAGCACCTGGTCGACCAGGGCATGCGCTTCGTGCTGCGCAGCGGCAATCTGCTGACCGGGCAGAAGGTGCTCTCGGCCGAGATGGTGCCCGAGGCGCCGCCGGTGCGGCTGCATGTCGAGGGCGAGATGATCGTGCTGCCGAGCTCGGGCGGCGATGGCGACGACATCATGGCCGCGGTCAGCGCCGTCGCCGGCAAGCTGGAGCGCTTCCCGCTCGACGAGATCGGCCGCAACCTCAATGGCGCCCTGGCGGCGGTGAACGGTGTCGCCTCCAGCCCGGCGCTGCGGCAATCGCTGGAGAACCTGGCCGGCGCGCTGGCCGGGGTGGAGGAGCTGGTGCGCAAGGCCGATGGCGGCCTGACGCCGCTGCTGCGCCGCCTGCCCGAGATCGCCAACAATCTCGACCAGACGGTGCGCAGCGCGCGCAGCGCCATCGCCTCGATCGAGCGCGGCTATGGCGGGGATTCGCAGGTGAACCGGCAGATCGACCGCACGCTGCAGCAGCTTTCCGACACCGCGCGTTCGGTGCGGCTGCTGGCCGATTTCCTGGAGCGCCACCCCGAGGCGCTGATCCGCGGCCGCCGCGAATGA
- a CDS encoding acetate/propionate family kinase — protein MSGRAILVLNAGSSSIKFQLYDEAGGALHRRFKGRLEGIGTAHPRLLAWGAADAALEDLALDPARTADGEAAQAVLGGWIAEHMGGPPDAVGHRVVHGGGRFTGPVLVDDAVLAELTALVPLAPLHQPHNLAPIRSVRARRPELPQVACFDTAFHATMPELARRFAIPAALHAEGVRRYGFHGLSYEYIASRLPELAPEIAGGRVVVLHLGSGASACAMRAGRSVESTMGFTALDGLPMGTRPGLLDAGVVLYLAQQGRSAAEIEQILYHESGLRGLSGLSGDVRDLLASEAPSARLALEYFAYRTAQSIAGLASALGGLDGLVFTAGVGENAAPVRAMIAARCAWLGIALDPAANDAHAPRIHAAGSLPVHIIPTNEERMVARHVLDVLGPG, from the coding sequence ATGAGCGGCCGCGCCATCCTGGTGCTGAATGCCGGCAGCTCCAGCATCAAGTTCCAGCTCTATGACGAGGCCGGCGGCGCGCTCCACCGCCGCTTCAAGGGGCGGCTGGAGGGCATCGGCACCGCGCATCCGCGGCTGCTGGCCTGGGGCGCGGCCGATGCGGCGCTGGAGGACCTCGCCCTCGACCCGGCCCGCACCGCCGATGGCGAGGCGGCGCAGGCGGTGCTGGGGGGCTGGATCGCCGAGCATATGGGCGGGCCGCCGGATGCGGTCGGCCACCGCGTGGTGCATGGCGGCGGGCGCTTCACCGGCCCCGTGCTGGTCGATGATGCGGTGCTGGCCGAGCTGACCGCGCTGGTGCCGCTGGCACCGCTGCACCAGCCGCACAATCTGGCGCCGATCCGCTCGGTACGCGCCCGGCGACCGGAACTGCCGCAGGTGGCCTGTTTCGACACCGCCTTCCACGCCACCATGCCGGAGCTGGCGCGCCGCTTCGCCATCCCGGCGGCGCTGCATGCCGAGGGGGTGCGGCGCTACGGCTTCCACGGCCTGTCCTACGAATACATTGCTTCCCGCCTGCCGGAGCTGGCGCCGGAGATCGCCGGCGGCCGTGTCGTGGTGCTGCATCTGGGCTCGGGCGCCTCGGCCTGCGCCATGCGGGCCGGGCGCTCGGTGGAGAGCACCATGGGCTTCACCGCGCTGGACGGGCTGCCCATGGGCACCCGCCCCGGTCTGCTGGATGCCGGGGTGGTGCTCTACCTGGCGCAGCAGGGCCGCAGCGCCGCCGAGATCGAGCAAATCCTCTATCATGAGAGCGGGCTGCGCGGATTGTCCGGCCTGTCCGGCGATGTGCGCGACCTGCTGGCCAGCGAGGCGCCCTCGGCGCGGCTGGCGCTGGAGTATTTCGCCTATCGCACGGCGCAATCCATCGCCGGCCTGGCCTCCGCGCTGGGCGGGCTGGACGGGCTGGTCTTCACCGCCGGGGTGGGGGAGAACGCGGCGCCGGTGCGCGCCATGATCGCCGCGCGCTGCGCCTGGCTCGGCATCGCACTCGACCCGGCGGCCAATGACGCGCATGCGCCGCGCATCCACGCCGCGGGCAGCCTGCCGGTGCACATCATCCCCACCAATGAGGAGCGCATGGTGGCCCGCCATGTGCTGGATGTGCTGGGGCCCGGCTGA
- a CDS encoding paraquat-inducible protein A, whose amino-acid sequence MSGGAPPLPAGTALRLRQCDDCGLTVRLSHAEPGVDWRCPRCDAVLRRHRESPLVTPLALAMTALIFCIVTLTTPFLTLRLLGQMRVSHVESGAYAFAHDGLWLLAALLVATIVLVPLLRLSLRLAVLGGLSLRHPPPWLPLLLRAHERLAAWSMLEVFLFGALVSYTRLADLAEVEFGPAVYSLGAVVLAMVAADAAFEPQAAWDAMEARGLLRAPHRRHAAQRLPAGRPARGAAGEAPIACHCCHRVAPARPGDPCERCGTPLHPRKPRSLQRAWALIIAAAILYVPANYYPVMTIVTLGQGGPHTILGGVVEFVETGFWPLGLIVFLASVAVPMLKLVGLAVMLVCVRRRSAWRLAGRTRLYRIIEVLGRWSMIDVFVVAVLIALVRFGVLASINAEIGAACFGAVVILTMLAAEAFDPRLMWDAAGQNAAAAPSPQRRLPDAAPAPSLATGHSATDA is encoded by the coding sequence ATGAGCGGCGGCGCCCCGCCGCTGCCCGCCGGCACGGCGCTGCGGCTGCGGCAATGCGATGATTGCGGGCTGACGGTGCGGCTGAGCCATGCCGAGCCCGGCGTCGACTGGCGCTGCCCGCGCTGCGACGCGGTGCTGCGCCGGCACCGCGAAAGCCCGCTGGTGACGCCGCTGGCGCTGGCCATGACGGCGCTGATCTTCTGCATCGTCACCCTGACCACCCCCTTCCTGACGCTGCGCCTGCTGGGCCAGATGCGGGTCAGCCATGTCGAGAGCGGCGCCTATGCCTTCGCGCATGACGGGCTGTGGCTGCTGGCGGCGCTGCTGGTCGCCACCATCGTGCTGGTGCCGCTGCTGCGGCTGAGCCTGCGGCTGGCGGTGCTCGGCGGGCTGTCGCTGCGCCACCCGCCGCCCTGGCTGCCCCTGCTGCTGCGCGCGCATGAGCGGCTGGCGGCCTGGAGCATGCTGGAGGTGTTCCTGTTCGGCGCGCTGGTCTCCTACACAAGGCTGGCCGATCTGGCCGAGGTCGAGTTCGGCCCGGCGGTGTACAGCCTGGGCGCGGTGGTGCTGGCCATGGTGGCGGCGGATGCGGCCTTCGAGCCGCAGGCGGCCTGGGACGCCATGGAAGCGCGCGGGCTGCTGCGCGCGCCGCATCGCCGCCACGCGGCGCAGCGCCTGCCGGCCGGCCGGCCGGCGCGCGGCGCGGCGGGCGAGGCGCCGATCGCCTGCCATTGCTGCCACCGCGTGGCGCCGGCGCGGCCGGGCGATCCCTGCGAGCGCTGCGGCACGCCCCTGCATCCGCGCAAGCCGCGCAGCCTGCAGCGCGCCTGGGCGCTGATCATCGCCGCCGCCATCCTCTACGTCCCGGCCAACTACTATCCGGTGATGACCATCGTCACCCTGGGCCAGGGCGGGCCGCACACCATCCTGGGCGGCGTGGTGGAATTCGTCGAAACCGGCTTCTGGCCGCTCGGCCTGATCGTCTTCCTGGCCAGCGTGGCGGTGCCGATGCTGAAGCTGGTCGGCCTCGCCGTCATGCTGGTCTGCGTGCGGCGCCGCTCCGCCTGGCGGCTGGCCGGCCGCACCCGGCTCTACCGCATCATCGAGGTGCTGGGCCGCTGGTCGATGATCGATGTCTTTGTCGTCGCCGTGCTGATCGCGCTGGTGCGCTTCGGCGTGCTGGCCTCGATCAATGCCGAGATCGGCGCCGCCTGCTTCGGCGCCGTCGTCATCCTGACCATGCTGGCGGCCGAGGCCTTCGACCCCCGGCTGATGTGGGACGCCGCCGGGCAGAACGCCGCCGCCGCCCCGAGCCCGCAGCGCCGCCTCCCCGACGCCGCCCCCGCCCCTAGCCTTGCCACCGGACACAGCGCGACCGATGCCTGA